One Edaphobacter bradus DNA window includes the following coding sequences:
- a CDS encoding acyl-CoA thioesterase — MSEVAEARPMVSESRVRVRYAETDQMGVVYHANYLVWFEVGRVDFIRGLGMDYRSMEREDGIGIAVVNVSARYRAPARYDDELVIETRLLAARGSVIKFGYRIVRDADKQSLCEGETVHVVVGKDMRRQPLPEKYAERFAAVLIS, encoded by the coding sequence ATGAGCGAAGTTGCAGAAGCAAGGCCCATGGTCAGCGAGTCGCGTGTGCGTGTGCGCTACGCGGAGACAGACCAGATGGGTGTGGTGTACCACGCGAACTATCTGGTGTGGTTTGAGGTAGGAAGAGTCGATTTCATTCGCGGGCTCGGGATGGATTATCGATCGATGGAGCGCGAGGATGGGATCGGAATCGCGGTCGTGAATGTGTCGGCAAGGTACCGGGCGCCGGCGCGATATGACGATGAACTGGTGATCGAGACTCGGCTGTTGGCAGCGCGAGGATCGGTGATCAAGTTCGGGTATAGGATCGTTCGGGATGCGGACAAGCAGTCGCTCTGCGAGGGCGAGACGGTGCACGTGGTCGTGGGCAAGGATATGAGGCGGCAACCGCTGCCTGAGAAATATGCGGAACGCTTTGCCGCTGTCCTCATCTCATGA
- a CDS encoding enoyl-CoA hydratase/isomerase family protein: MSYKTILVTEEDGIETIMLNRPERRNAMTPEMQDELIAALERASNGHNRVVMLTGAGDAFCAGLDLVHLQSMATKSQSEHVADAERIARLFRTLYELPKPTIAVVHGAAIAGGTGLATMCDFTFAAPGVKFGYTEVKIGFVPALVSAFLALQIGDKRARDLLLTGRLFQSEEAEKFGLVNKVVPAEELAAHALSLAQSLKANSPQSMRATKKLMAAQNKAWLDAAIAHALTANSEARTMHDFNEGVTAFLEKRKPVWGK; encoded by the coding sequence ATGAGCTACAAGACGATTCTGGTTACGGAAGAGGACGGCATTGAGACGATCATGCTGAATCGTCCGGAGCGTCGCAACGCGATGACGCCGGAGATGCAGGATGAGCTGATTGCGGCGCTCGAGAGGGCCTCGAACGGACACAACCGTGTGGTGATGCTGACCGGAGCAGGCGACGCTTTCTGCGCCGGGCTCGACCTGGTGCACCTCCAGTCAATGGCAACCAAGTCTCAGTCGGAGCACGTGGCCGACGCGGAGCGTATCGCACGGCTGTTCCGCACATTGTATGAGCTTCCCAAGCCGACGATTGCGGTTGTCCACGGCGCGGCGATTGCGGGCGGGACGGGGCTGGCTACGATGTGCGATTTTACGTTTGCGGCTCCCGGCGTGAAGTTCGGATACACGGAGGTGAAGATCGGCTTTGTCCCGGCGCTGGTGTCGGCATTTCTGGCGCTGCAGATCGGTGACAAGCGCGCGCGGGATCTTCTGCTGACGGGGCGTCTGTTCCAGTCCGAGGAGGCCGAGAAGTTTGGCCTGGTGAATAAGGTGGTTCCTGCCGAAGAGTTGGCCGCTCATGCGTTATCGCTGGCCCAGTCCCTGAAGGCTAATAGCCCGCAGTCGATGCGCGCGACCAAGAAGCTTATGGCGGCGCAGAACAAGGCATGGCTCGACGCAGCGATTGCGCATGCGCTCACGGCGAACTCTGAGGCACGCACCATGCACGACTTCAATGAGGGCGTGACGGCGTTTCTTGAGAAGCGCAAGCCGGTATGGGGCAAGTAG